One Lysinibacillus fusiformis genomic window carries:
- the ftsX gene encoding permease-like cell division protein FtsX: MKFNTIKRHFRESFKSLGRNSWMTIASVSAVTVTLILVGVFALIMMNLNKVASDLENDVEIKVLIDETADEATEKELLKKIEKLPDVEEMTYSTKENELTKLVKDFGDDFKLFEQSNPLRNVIYVKATDPQQTATVAKAIDKYEYTYDVMYGEGKVEKLFNFLNISRNVGLVLILGLLFTAIFLISNTIRITIIARRDEIEIMKLVGATNSFVRIPFLLEGMWLGILGSIIPIAVVATLYHNVYKIIAPRLKGELVQLLDFSPLVYQVSGLLLLIGVLIGIWGSFMSVRKFLKV; encoded by the coding sequence ATGAAATTTAATACGATAAAACGTCACTTCCGAGAAAGTTTTAAATCGCTTGGTCGTAATAGTTGGATGACGATTGCCTCGGTGAGTGCAGTTACAGTTACATTGATACTTGTAGGCGTTTTTGCGCTTATTATGATGAACTTAAATAAAGTAGCGTCAGATTTAGAAAATGACGTTGAAATCAAAGTTTTAATTGATGAAACGGCGGATGAGGCTACTGAAAAAGAGCTACTCAAGAAAATTGAGAAGTTGCCGGATGTCGAAGAGATGACTTATTCGACAAAGGAAAATGAGTTAACGAAATTAGTAAAAGACTTTGGCGATGACTTTAAGTTATTTGAGCAAAGTAACCCATTACGTAATGTAATTTATGTGAAGGCAACTGATCCACAGCAGACAGCAACTGTCGCAAAGGCAATTGACAAATATGAGTATACATATGACGTTATGTATGGTGAAGGTAAGGTAGAGAAACTTTTCAACTTCTTAAATATTAGTCGTAATGTAGGGCTTGTGTTGATTTTAGGGTTACTATTCACGGCAATTTTCCTAATTTCCAATACCATACGAATTACAATTATTGCACGTCGCGATGAAATTGAAATTATGAAACTTGTTGGGGCAACGAATTCATTTGTGCGCATTCCATTTTTATTAGAAGGTATGTGGCTCGGAATTTTAGGTTCTATTATTCCGATTGCGGTTGTCGCAACCCTTTACCACAATGTATATAAGATTATTGCACCACGTTTAAAAGGGGAACTTGTTCAATTACTCGATTTCTCACCACTGGTGTACCAAGTAAGCGGTCTACTACTACTCATTGGTGTACTTATCGGTATATGGGGAAGTTTCATGTCAGTACGGAAGTTTTTAAAAGTCTAA
- a CDS encoding DUF2198 family protein, whose translation MDVFGKMMLALFLPALLVLLFTRITYNRYVALLLAIALIAASVYAGYTSPPIIFVVDAFSLTVGFWLASLMQKK comes from the coding sequence ATAGATGTTTTTGGAAAAATGATGTTGGCGTTATTTTTACCTGCATTATTAGTGTTATTGTTTACACGCATTACGTATAACCGTTATGTGGCTCTTTTATTAGCAATTGCACTCATTGCAGCATCTGTTTATGCAGGTTATACTTCGCCACCAATTATTTTTGTTGTAGATGCTTTTTCGTTAACGGTAGGCTTTTGGCTCGCAAGTCTCATGCAAAAAAAATAA
- a CDS encoding PDZ domain-containing protein, with protein sequence MASNILIEFVTAIGRFLLNPVIYIAILVAILLGYSRVKQERKFFNRRIIWGWTELVGQWKRGWSYALIISIISVGVGLTVPKTFLLVLVVFSVLALLLFFIHSLSPIYTMGLATLATWAMYQYNWSFTWWKVSLKGTNLFEGAIVTITIIAGLCVIAEGMLIRRTSTMVTTPRVEKTKRGMQAIVYRTRNLWVLPILFIMPGDIISPILPYWPQFTLGESTFAFVLFPVVIGFSKLSRKELPVLQLPRIGRSVLLLGQLILIGGLASFFEPVVGFITLAVGVIIRLIIAIYYAMQDKTEIYAVAPSTKGAVIAAVLPDSPAEKMGLLAGECIRKVNGHPIYTENELYEALQLNAAHCRLEVLDRNNEIRLTQHVIYSNDHYRIGLLLAEQRDV encoded by the coding sequence ATGGCTAGTAATATTTTGATAGAATTTGTAACAGCGATTGGCCGCTTTTTACTGAACCCAGTAATATATATAGCAATTTTAGTAGCTATCTTATTAGGATATAGTCGCGTGAAACAAGAGCGTAAATTTTTTAATAGACGTATTATTTGGGGCTGGACAGAGTTAGTAGGGCAATGGAAACGTGGATGGTCTTACGCGCTAATCATTTCAATTATTAGTGTTGGGGTGGGCTTGACCGTACCAAAAACATTTTTACTTGTCTTGGTAGTATTTTCTGTACTAGCACTGTTGCTGTTTTTCATCCATTCACTGTCACCCATTTATACAATGGGGCTTGCAACTCTGGCAACTTGGGCTATGTATCAATACAATTGGTCGTTTACATGGTGGAAAGTTTCGCTAAAGGGTACAAATTTATTTGAAGGTGCAATTGTAACAATCACGATTATAGCTGGATTATGTGTGATTGCTGAAGGTATGCTGATTCGTCGAACTTCAACAATGGTGACAACGCCACGTGTTGAAAAAACGAAGCGCGGTATGCAGGCCATTGTGTATCGCACGAGAAACCTATGGGTGCTACCGATACTCTTTATAATGCCTGGTGATATCATTTCGCCAATCCTGCCATATTGGCCACAATTTACATTGGGAGAAAGTACATTTGCATTTGTTTTATTTCCAGTAGTTATTGGGTTTTCAAAGCTTTCAAGAAAAGAATTGCCAGTTTTACAATTACCGAGAATTGGGCGTTCTGTTTTATTGTTAGGGCAGCTTATCTTAATAGGCGGACTTGCTTCCTTCTTTGAGCCTGTCGTTGGCTTTATCACCCTTGCAGTAGGCGTCATCATTCGGCTTATTATTGCAATCTATTATGCGATGCAGGACAAGACGGAGATTTATGCGGTTGCACCAAGCACGAAGGGGGCAGTCATTGCGGCAGTCCTACCGGATTCACCAGCAGAGAAAATGGGTTTACTTGCAGGTGAATGTATTCGTAAAGTAAATGGGCATCCGATCTATACAGAAAACGAATTATATGAGGCTTTACAATTAAATGCGGCCCATTGTCGTTTAGAGGTACTTGATCGTAACAATGAAATACGCCTAACGCAGCATGTAATTTATAGCAATGACCACTACCGTATTGGTCTATTGTTAGCGGAGCAAAGAGATGTATGA
- a CDS encoding DUF4097 family beta strand repeat-containing protein — protein sequence MQNERQRILELVEKGIISAQEAITLLEALEQPSKSTQNVMNDVLNQEQQSSTEKESIFNEAPKEEQKKDTDFMKYFQDEMQDFRKDLSQIGSVFMDMMNTAVKKVKEFDVASPFGDKFEFTHTEEFAAENVQNVIVELPNGSFTLEPGEGDSFQVICKVKAPLINESEEETRAHFLEQFVVKGDLDSLRILSQLKLVQVNVKVLVPKEKLEKLSVRLMNGSVTLQDIELERLKVKTLNGAIKGTKLSFTKAEVDSSNGSIELTDVRGKDLEAETLNGRVYLDGALDEVEAKSVNGHVVVTTCSSNSSKIKAQTVAGAVELYVPRTMSLSGKIVTNFGKVDVGIQDVSKIESQDQFLSKVVRFDKEVENANRLFIEGESKTGAVLVRYTTTDEQ from the coding sequence ATGCAAAATGAACGTCAACGAATTTTAGAACTTGTGGAAAAAGGAATTATTTCAGCGCAAGAGGCGATTACATTATTAGAGGCATTAGAGCAACCTAGCAAGTCCACTCAAAATGTTATGAATGATGTGTTGAATCAAGAACAACAATCTTCTACAGAAAAAGAGTCTATCTTTAATGAAGCACCAAAAGAGGAGCAAAAGAAAGATACAGATTTTATGAAATATTTCCAAGATGAAATGCAAGATTTCCGTAAAGATTTATCGCAAATCGGTTCAGTCTTTATGGACATGATGAATACCGCAGTAAAAAAGGTGAAGGAATTTGATGTTGCCTCTCCATTCGGCGATAAGTTTGAATTTACACATACCGAAGAGTTTGCAGCTGAAAATGTACAAAATGTGATCGTGGAATTACCAAATGGTAGCTTTACATTAGAGCCTGGTGAAGGTGATAGTTTCCAAGTTATTTGTAAGGTGAAGGCACCTCTTATTAATGAGAGTGAAGAAGAAACACGTGCTCATTTTCTAGAGCAATTTGTTGTAAAAGGTGATTTAGATTCACTCCGAATTTTAAGCCAATTAAAACTTGTACAGGTTAATGTAAAAGTACTTGTACCTAAGGAAAAGTTAGAAAAATTGTCAGTGCGTTTGATGAATGGTAGTGTAACCTTACAAGATATCGAGCTAGAGCGATTAAAAGTAAAGACACTAAATGGAGCTATCAAAGGCACTAAGCTAAGTTTTACTAAAGCAGAGGTTGATTCTTCTAACGGTTCGATTGAATTAACAGATGTTCGCGGTAAAGATTTAGAAGCCGAAACATTGAATGGTCGCGTCTATTTAGATGGCGCATTGGATGAAGTAGAAGCAAAATCGGTGAATGGACATGTTGTAGTAACGACTTGCTCAAGCAATTCATCAAAAATCAAAGCGCAAACTGTTGCAGGGGCCGTTGAATTATATGTGCCTCGCACAATGTCATTAAGTGGTAAAATAGTAACGAATTTTGGTAAGGTAGATGTCGGTATTCAAGATGTGTCAAAAATTGAATCGCAGGATCAATTTTTATCAAAAGTAGTACGTTTTGATAAAGAAGTAGAGAATGCAAACCGTCTATTTATCGAAGGCGAATCTAAAACGGGTGCAGTTTTAGTCCGTTATACTACTACTGACGAGCAGTAA
- the ftsE gene encoding cell division ATP-binding protein FtsE translates to MIEMKNVTKKYPNGVVATNGISVNIKQGEFVYVVGPSGAGKSTFIKLMYREEKATSGEITVNGIDLASLKSKKVPFLRRQLGVVFQDFKLLPRLNVYENVAFALEVIEEEPAEIRRRVMEVLDLVGLKHKARMFPNELSGGEQQRVSIARSIVNVPKVVIADEPTGNLDPETSWEIMNLFEEINARGTTIVMATHNREIVNTIRRRVIAIEGGMIVRDEHGGDYGYEI, encoded by the coding sequence ATGATAGAAATGAAAAATGTGACAAAGAAGTATCCGAATGGTGTCGTTGCGACAAATGGCATTTCGGTTAATATAAAGCAAGGTGAGTTTGTCTATGTTGTTGGTCCAAGTGGAGCAGGTAAATCGACATTTATCAAATTGATGTATCGTGAGGAAAAAGCGACTTCAGGCGAAATTACTGTAAATGGTATTGACTTGGCGTCATTGAAAAGTAAAAAGGTACCTTTCTTGCGCCGACAACTCGGTGTTGTTTTCCAAGATTTCAAATTACTTCCGCGTTTGAATGTCTATGAAAATGTGGCATTCGCTTTAGAGGTAATTGAAGAGGAACCAGCAGAAATCCGCCGTCGTGTAATGGAAGTTCTTGATCTAGTAGGGCTCAAACATAAGGCGAGAATGTTCCCGAATGAACTTTCAGGTGGGGAACAGCAACGTGTTTCCATTGCGCGCTCCATTGTTAATGTACCAAAAGTGGTCATTGCAGATGAGCCAACTGGGAATCTAGACCCTGAGACATCTTGGGAAATTATGAACTTGTTTGAAGAAATTAATGCACGGGGTACAACAATTGTGATGGCAACCCATAACCGTGAAATCGTGAATACGATTCGCCGCCGGGTAATTGCAATTGAAGGCGGAATGATTGTCCGTGATGAACACGGAGGTGATTACGGCTATGAAATTTAA
- a CDS encoding redoxin domain-containing protein, protein MKKNIGLLVVVLLVAAMIGTYVKQQIDKDREIDAASLGKETEQREIGLKKGDTPPDFTLTTLDGEEVTLSDLRGKKVVLNFWATWCPPCKAEMPHMQNYYDQYAKKENVEILAVNLTSAERDVTEDAKIETIKTFKDSYELTFPILLDKENKAGFDYQILTIPTTYFIDSNGHIQRTIQGPMDVDMLTNYVEALD, encoded by the coding sequence ATGAAAAAAAATATTGGATTGCTTGTTGTCGTGCTGTTAGTGGCCGCAATGATTGGTACATACGTCAAACAGCAAATAGATAAGGACCGTGAGATTGATGCCGCTTCCTTAGGAAAAGAAACAGAGCAACGAGAAATTGGCTTGAAAAAAGGGGACACACCCCCTGATTTCACATTAACAACTTTGGATGGTGAGGAGGTCACTTTAAGCGACCTACGAGGAAAAAAAGTTGTCCTTAATTTTTGGGCAACATGGTGTCCGCCATGTAAGGCAGAAATGCCACATATGCAAAATTATTATGACCAATATGCCAAAAAGGAAAATGTAGAAATTTTGGCTGTTAATTTAACATCGGCTGAGCGAGATGTTACCGAAGATGCTAAAATCGAGACAATTAAGACCTTTAAGGATAGCTATGAATTAACATTTCCAATTTTACTTGATAAGGAAAATAAAGCGGGTTTTGATTATCAAATTTTAACGATTCCAACGACTTATTTTATTGATTCAAATGGACATATTCAGCGTACCATTCAAGGGCCAATGGATGTGGATATGCTAACGAACTATGTAGAAGCACTAGACTAA
- a CDS encoding S41 family peptidase — MRKITAGVGVLISSLLVGSGFYFDWFNGAEKKEQVTEVESINEAIHLIEEQSVYSTKKDALVEGALRGMADAIKDPYSTYYSKEEAEQHRQMLAEERVGIGIELSENKGKFIVVSPVRSSPAEKAGMRSLDEIVQVDGVRVDGKTMSELMQLIQGEKGTKLTIVVYRPSEDKHIKMTMERAAISNKTVASEVVMVEDTAIGYVEISLFGEKTANEWVAETSKLLRKDVEGLVVDVRDNPGGYLHSVAALLSTVLEKGKVFAYMQNAEGAMEPLKTESKSFDEKYLQTMSKIPIVILQNQGSASASEVLSGALKSWDRASIVGVKSFGKGTVQESWALSNGGELKLSTNKWLTPKREWIHGQGIEAGLVIEQNELFALQLHPLTGQFKVGDMSEEIAYTQKALQKLGYQIVRLDGYLDEATDEAVTLYRKQKKLQKSENDVSMDTAFFNSLNETLKNYKENRTNDVQFQMAISFLLHNIEQ; from the coding sequence TTGCGCAAAATTACGGCAGGTGTCGGCGTACTTATCAGTAGTTTATTGGTAGGTAGTGGATTTTACTTTGACTGGTTTAATGGTGCGGAGAAAAAGGAGCAAGTGACAGAGGTCGAATCGATAAATGAAGCAATTCATTTAATTGAGGAACAATCCGTATATAGTACAAAAAAGGATGCATTAGTGGAAGGGGCTCTTCGAGGCATGGCGGATGCGATAAAGGACCCTTATAGTACTTATTATTCGAAGGAAGAGGCCGAGCAACATCGGCAAATGCTAGCTGAGGAAAGAGTTGGCATTGGTATTGAACTATCCGAAAATAAGGGCAAATTTATCGTTGTGTCTCCTGTTCGTTCGTCCCCTGCAGAAAAAGCAGGAATGCGTTCTCTCGATGAAATTGTACAAGTTGATGGCGTACGGGTAGACGGTAAGACGATGAGTGAATTAATGCAATTAATTCAAGGTGAAAAAGGTACAAAGCTTACGATAGTGGTCTATCGTCCAAGTGAAGATAAGCATATTAAAATGACCATGGAGCGTGCCGCAATTTCCAATAAAACTGTAGCAAGTGAAGTAGTAATGGTAGAAGATACTGCGATTGGTTATGTAGAAATCTCACTATTCGGTGAAAAAACTGCTAATGAGTGGGTTGCAGAAACAAGTAAGTTACTACGTAAAGATGTAGAGGGGCTAGTTGTGGATGTCCGTGATAATCCAGGTGGTTATTTACATAGCGTCGCAGCGCTACTGAGCACGGTGTTGGAAAAAGGCAAGGTGTTTGCATATATGCAAAATGCTGAAGGTGCTATGGAACCATTAAAGACAGAATCGAAAAGTTTCGATGAAAAATATTTGCAAACAATGAGTAAAATACCGATTGTTATTTTACAAAATCAAGGCAGTGCATCGGCAAGTGAGGTACTGAGTGGTGCGTTAAAAAGCTGGGATCGTGCTTCTATTGTTGGTGTGAAAAGTTTTGGTAAAGGTACAGTGCAGGAATCATGGGCACTTTCAAATGGAGGAGAACTTAAACTATCAACAAATAAATGGCTGACACCAAAACGTGAATGGATTCATGGGCAAGGGATTGAAGCTGGTTTAGTCATTGAACAAAATGAATTATTTGCACTGCAATTGCATCCATTAACGGGGCAATTTAAAGTAGGAGATATGAGTGAAGAAATTGCTTATACTCAAAAAGCTTTACAAAAATTAGGTTATCAGATTGTTCGATTGGACGGTTATTTAGATGAAGCCACAGACGAAGCTGTAACACTTTATCGTAAGCAAAAGAAGTTGCAGAAATCAGAAAATGATGTTTCTATGGATACAGCCTTTTTTAATAGCTTAAATGAAACTTTAAAAAACTATAAAGAAAATCGCACAAATGATGTGCAATTCCAGATGGCAATAAGCTTTTTATTGCATAACATTGAACAATAG
- a CDS encoding AzlD domain-containing protein, protein MTTTASMVWLIIGCALVTWLPRIIPFMFVRSVKLPDVVLKWLSFIPVCILSALVFENLLDTESKNFVTLDWPVFITFVPTLIIAIVTKSLSITVVAGVVIMAAVRFFM, encoded by the coding sequence ATGACAACAACAGCTTCAATGGTGTGGCTTATCATCGGTTGTGCACTTGTGACCTGGTTACCCCGTATTATTCCCTTTATGTTTGTACGCAGTGTGAAGTTGCCGGATGTCGTATTAAAATGGCTTAGCTTCATTCCTGTCTGTATTTTAAGTGCGCTAGTCTTCGAAAATTTATTGGACACAGAAAGTAAAAACTTTGTAACACTCGACTGGCCTGTATTTATAACATTTGTGCCAACACTGATTATTGCAATTGTCACAAAAAGTTTGTCCATTACGGTTGTTGCCGGGGTTGTTATTATGGCAGCGGTACGGTTCTTCATGTAA
- a CDS encoding murein hydrolase activator EnvC family protein, which translates to MKSMAKNSLKTFAAVTALFLFIQTPSAYATSLSDLKDEKKQVETKKNELNSSISNKTSAISVNEEKQQKLLDQIQTLNAEIDKTNSNIKNVLADIQTTNEEIKALEESIKELMRKIEERDVLLQDRARAIQAGGSVSYLDVLLGSNSFVDFIDRFSAVNALLEADRQIIRDQKEDKETLEEQKQVLENKRQKLEENKAELERLKSSLDGQKAQKNTLVDQLEKEQAKLKSEKVLLEKEYSEALEVSAELQQQIIAEQNRLAEVARQQEAKRKAAAAAAAAAAANSGGSSGSSTVNVPQSNGTWIKPTNGRLTSPYGWRNIGAGPEFHYGVDLANKTGTPIWAAAEGVVSYAAPLSSYGNVVILTHSIDGQIYTTVYAHLSAFNVSVGTEVTQGQQIAAMGSTGRSTGPHLHFEVHIGSWQGQAAGSVNPLKYIPL; encoded by the coding sequence GTGAAAAGTATGGCAAAAAACTCTTTAAAAACATTTGCAGCAGTGACTGCACTATTCCTTTTTATCCAAACTCCATCAGCGTATGCAACTAGTTTATCGGATTTAAAAGATGAGAAAAAACAAGTCGAAACAAAGAAAAATGAATTAAATTCTTCAATCAGTAATAAAACAAGTGCAATTAGTGTGAATGAAGAAAAGCAACAAAAACTATTAGACCAAATTCAAACGCTAAACGCTGAAATCGACAAAACAAATAGTAATATAAAAAATGTATTAGCCGATATTCAAACTACAAACGAAGAGATTAAAGCATTAGAAGAATCTATCAAGGAGCTTATGCGTAAAATTGAAGAGCGCGATGTATTATTACAGGATCGTGCTCGTGCGATTCAAGCGGGTGGTTCTGTCAGCTATTTAGATGTCTTACTTGGTTCAAATAGCTTTGTAGATTTTATCGACCGCTTCTCAGCAGTGAATGCTTTGCTTGAAGCAGATCGTCAAATTATACGTGACCAAAAAGAAGATAAAGAAACATTAGAAGAACAAAAACAAGTACTTGAAAACAAACGACAAAAGCTTGAAGAGAACAAAGCCGAGCTTGAGCGTTTAAAATCTTCATTAGATGGACAAAAAGCACAGAAAAATACATTAGTCGATCAATTAGAAAAAGAGCAAGCAAAGCTGAAATCTGAAAAAGTATTACTTGAAAAAGAATATTCAGAGGCACTTGAAGTTAGTGCAGAATTACAACAACAAATCATTGCAGAACAAAATCGTTTAGCTGAAGTTGCACGTCAACAAGAAGCAAAACGTAAAGCAGCAGCTGCAGCGGCGGCGGCTGCAGCTGCAAATTCTGGCGGTTCATCTGGCTCTTCAACAGTCAATGTACCACAATCTAATGGGACATGGATTAAACCAACAAACGGCCGTTTAACATCACCATATGGTTGGCGTAATATTGGGGCTGGCCCAGAGTTCCACTACGGAGTGGACCTTGCCAACAAAACTGGGACGCCTATTTGGGCAGCTGCTGAGGGTGTCGTTTCTTATGCAGCACCACTTAGCTCATATGGCAATGTAGTGATTCTTACGCATTCTATTGATGGTCAAATTTATACAACAGTTTATGCACACTTAAGTGCGTTCAATGTTAGTGTGGGAACAGAAGTGACACAAGGGCAGCAAATTGCCGCTATGGGTAGTACTGGACGTTCAACTGGTCCACACTTACACTTTGAAGTGCATATTGGTTCTTGGCAGGGACAAGCAGCTGGTAGTGTAAACCCGCTAAAATATATTCCTTTGTAA
- the uvrA gene encoding excinuclease ABC subunit UvrA, with translation MKNTEIVVQGARAHNLKNINVTIPRDQLVVLTGLSGSGKSSLAFDTIYAEGQRRYVESLSAYARQFLGQMDKPDVDAIEGLSPAISIDQKTTSRNPRSTVGTVTEIYDYLRLLYARIGKPICPNHGIEITSQTIEQMVDRLLVYPERTKMQLLAPMISGRKGTHVKLLEDLKKQGFVRVRIDGELRDLDDAIDLDKNKKHSIEVVVDRVVVKEGIAARLSDSLETALRLAEGRVLVDVMEHEELLFSEHHACPLCGFSIGELEPRMFSFNSPFGACTSCDGLGTTQEVDLDLVVPDWDRSLIEHAIAPWEPTSSQYYPQLLKAVCDHYDIPMDVPVKELPKEKMDKILFGSGKDKVHFHYENEFGNVRDQMIEFEGVVHNVERRFKETTSDYVREQMEKYMAQQDCPSCKGYRLKPETLAVKIADKHIGEVTKYSIQDADTFFKELDLSEKDMQIARLVLREIEERLGFLVNVGLDYLTLSRAAGTLSGGEAQRIRLATQIGSRLTGVLYILDEPSIGLHQRDNDRLISTLQNMRDIGNTLIVVEHDEDTMMAADYLIDVGPGAGVHGGEIVAAGTPQEVMDNPKSLTGQYLSGKKFIPLPIERRKPDGRKLSIKGAKENNLQNVKVDIPLGLFVAVTGVSGSGKSTLINEILYKSLAQKLNRSKVKPGEHKEVAGMEELEKVIDIDQSPIGRTPRSNPATYTGVFDDVRDVFATTNEAKVRGYKKGRFSFNVKGGRCEACRGDGIIKIEMHFLPDVYVPCEVCHGKRYNRETLEVKYKDKSIADILDMTIENAVVFFENIPKIQRKLQTIVDVGLGYMKLGQPATTLSGGEAQRVKLASELHRRSTGKSFYILDEPTTGLHADDIARLLIVLQRLVENGDSVLVIEHNLDVIKTADYIIDLGPEGGDKGGMIVATGTPEEVVEVKGSYTGKYLKPILVRDRMRMEAILAEASK, from the coding sequence GTGAAAAATACAGAAATCGTCGTGCAGGGCGCACGTGCACATAATTTGAAAAATATTAACGTCACAATTCCACGTGATCAATTAGTTGTGCTAACGGGTTTATCCGGTTCTGGAAAATCTTCGTTAGCATTTGACACGATTTATGCAGAGGGACAACGTCGTTATGTAGAGTCATTGTCTGCTTATGCTCGCCAGTTTCTTGGACAGATGGATAAACCAGATGTGGATGCGATTGAAGGGCTGTCACCTGCCATATCGATTGATCAAAAAACGACGAGTCGAAATCCACGTTCAACTGTTGGAACAGTAACGGAAATATATGATTATTTACGGCTACTTTATGCGCGTATTGGCAAGCCAATTTGTCCGAATCATGGCATTGAAATTACCTCCCAAACAATTGAGCAGATGGTGGATCGCCTCTTGGTATACCCAGAACGCACAAAAATGCAGTTACTTGCGCCAATGATTTCAGGGCGCAAAGGAACTCATGTAAAGCTGCTAGAAGACTTGAAAAAGCAAGGCTTTGTACGAGTACGTATTGATGGTGAATTACGTGATTTAGATGATGCAATAGATCTTGATAAAAACAAAAAGCATTCTATAGAGGTTGTCGTGGACCGTGTCGTTGTAAAAGAAGGGATTGCAGCACGACTTAGTGATTCGCTTGAGACGGCACTGCGATTAGCGGAAGGGCGCGTATTAGTCGATGTGATGGAGCATGAAGAATTACTATTTAGTGAGCATCATGCATGTCCATTATGTGGCTTTTCAATCGGTGAGCTTGAACCACGTATGTTTTCATTTAACAGTCCATTCGGGGCGTGTACAAGTTGTGATGGTTTAGGTACAACGCAAGAGGTAGACCTGGACCTAGTTGTACCAGATTGGGACCGCTCATTAATCGAGCATGCCATTGCCCCCTGGGAACCGACAAGTTCGCAATATTATCCTCAGTTATTAAAGGCGGTATGTGACCATTATGATATTCCGATGGACGTACCTGTGAAAGAACTACCGAAAGAGAAAATGGACAAGATTTTATTTGGCTCGGGAAAGGATAAAGTTCATTTCCATTATGAAAATGAGTTTGGAAATGTGCGAGATCAGATGATTGAGTTTGAAGGTGTTGTACATAATGTAGAGCGTCGTTTTAAAGAGACAACTTCTGATTATGTACGTGAACAAATGGAAAAATACATGGCACAGCAAGACTGTCCATCCTGTAAAGGCTATCGCTTAAAACCGGAAACATTAGCTGTCAAAATTGCAGATAAGCATATTGGAGAAGTGACAAAGTATTCAATTCAAGATGCAGATACATTTTTCAAAGAGTTGGATTTATCTGAAAAGGATATGCAAATTGCTCGACTGGTATTGCGTGAAATTGAAGAACGTCTGGGTTTCTTAGTTAATGTAGGTTTAGATTATTTAACGCTAAGTCGTGCGGCAGGAACACTTTCAGGTGGGGAAGCACAACGAATTCGCTTAGCTACGCAGATAGGCTCTCGTTTAACTGGGGTACTTTATATTTTGGATGAGCCGTCGATAGGATTACATCAGCGAGACAATGACCGCCTCATCAGTACGCTACAAAATATGCGTGATATTGGTAATACGCTAATTGTTGTTGAGCATGATGAGGATACTATGATGGCGGCCGATTATCTGATTGATGTAGGACCTGGGGCTGGTGTACATGGTGGTGAAATTGTTGCGGCGGGAACACCACAGGAAGTAATGGACAATCCTAAATCGTTGACGGGGCAATATTTAAGTGGTAAGAAGTTTATTCCATTACCAATTGAGCGCCGTAAACCAGATGGTCGTAAGTTATCGATTAAGGGAGCAAAAGAAAATAACCTACAAAACGTTAAAGTAGATATACCATTAGGTCTATTTGTTGCAGTGACAGGTGTTTCAGGCTCTGGTAAATCGACACTTATTAATGAAATTTTATATAAATCTTTGGCTCAAAAGCTTAACCGTTCAAAGGTAAAGCCGGGTGAACATAAAGAAGTAGCGGGTATGGAGGAACTTGAAAAAGTGATCGATATTGACCAGTCTCCAATTGGTCGAACACCACGTTCAAACCCTGCCACTTATACAGGTGTGTTTGATGATGTAAGAGATGTCTTTGCGACAACGAATGAAGCCAAAGTACGCGGCTATAAAAAAGGTCGTTTTAGCTTTAATGTTAAAGGTGGGCGTTGTGAGGCGTGTCGAGGAGACGGCATTATTAAAATTGAAATGCATTTCCTACCAGATGTATATGTACCATGTGAGGTTTGTCATGGTAAGCGTTATAACCGTGAAACGCTTGAAGTGAAATATAAAGATAAAAGTATTGCTGATATTTTAGATATGACCATTGAAAATGCAGTAGTGTTCTTCGAAAATATTCCTAAAATCCAGCGTAAATTACAGACAATTGTGGATGTTGGGTTAGGTTATATGAAACTAGGACAACCTGCGACGACATTATCTGGTGGTGAGGCACAACGGGTGAAACTGGCTTCAGAGCTACATCGTCGTTCCACAGGTAAATCATTCTATATTTTAGATGAGCCGACTACTGGCCTACATGCCGACGATATTGCACGTTTACTGATTGTCTTGCAACGACTCGTTGAAAATGGAGACTCAGTTCTAGTAATTGAGCACAATCTAGATGTTATTAAAACTGCCGATTACATTATCGATTTAGGTCCAGAAGGTGGCGATAAAGGTGGTATGATTGTCGCTACAGGTACACCAGAAGAAGTAGTGGAAGTTAAGGGCTCTTATACAGGGAAGTACTTAAAGCCAATTTTAGTACGTGATCGAATGCGTATGGAAGCCATTTTAGCCGAGGCTTCAAAATAA